CCCCAGCGTCACGATCCCCACGCCGCCCAGATGCTTGCCCAGCCCGTTGTAGAAGAGCGCCAGCGCCGCGCAGATCAGGCAGAGCATCGTGCTCATGGGCCCCAACGGAACCGACCCGGCGATCGCCAGCAGGAGCGCACCGACGGAGATCGCGATGCCGCCGCGCTGGCTGAACTGGCCCGAAGGAATCGGCCGCTGCGGCGCGAACACCCGGTCCCGCCGCGCGTCCATCACATCGTTCAGCGCCATCCCGAAGACGTACATCCCCGTCGCCACCGCTCCCGTGCACAAAAGCAGCGCCCACAGCGGCAGCGACCGGATCGCCTCGGCGCCGATGACCGGATCCAGATGCGCCCGGCTGATGAAGACGACGAGCCAGATGTTGGAAATCGCCGTAAAAACCAAGGCGATCCGCATCAATTGCAGGGCGGCGGTCAGTCTTTTGAGGCGTGGGCCCATTGGCCTATCGTAGCACGGCCCCGCGGCTCAATGTTGATCCGGCGACGGTCGATGAATAAACTGGACCTTTTCGCACCCGCTCAACGCTAAAAGGACCGCCATGCGTCTTACGGACATCATCAAGCTTGACTGCATCGCCGTGCCGCTGTCGGCCACCGACAAGCAGGGCGCGATCTTCGAGCTCGTCGAACTGCTCGCCAAACAGGGCCGCATCGCCGACCCCGAGGCCCTCAAGAAAGCCGTCTGGGAGCGCGAAGTGACCCGCACGACCGGCATCGGTCACGGCCTGGCTATCCCACACGGCAAGGCCGAGTGCTGCGATCGGCTGGTCATGGCCATCGGCAAGACCGCTGAGCCCATCGAGTTCAACGCCATCGATCATCGGCCCGTCCGCCTGATCTTCCTGCTGGCCAGCCCCCCCGCCCAGACCGGCGCGCACATTCAGGCCTTGGCCGCTATCAGCCGGCTCATGACCAAGGACGAATTCCGCGCCGCCATGCTCACCGCCCCCGACGCCGCCCGCATCCACGAACTCATCACGCAGGCCGAAGCCGTCGAAACCCGCTAGAGCGGTTTCAGTAAATGTATCGCCACGCATCCTAACGAGCCGCGCGCGTCAGCAAGCGGTCGAGCCCGCATCCAATCAGGTTCCTTGACCGCTCCCTCACGGTCGCGGCTCGTTGGGAACGCGATTTGATTTGTGAAACCGCTCTAAAAAAAATCACCGGGCAACTGCCGCGATCTCGCAGCGATTGCCCGGTGGCTCAGGTTTCAGCTTGTCGATGCTCTATCAATCGAACAGATCGGCCGCGTCCTTGAACAGCGGCAGTTTTTTGTCCTTATCCGAAAGAAGCGCCGCGTCCGCGCTGATGGGCCAGTCGATGCCCAGCGCCGGATCGTTCCATCGCAGCCCGCGATCGCACTCGGGGGCGTAGAGGTCCGTGACCTTGTAAAGCACTTCCGTATCGGGCTCGAGCGTGACGAACCCGTGGGCGAACCCGCGCGGGATGAGGATCTGCGTCCAGTTCGCGGCGCTGATCACCGCGCTGACGTGCTTGCCGAAGTTCGGACTCGAGCGGCGGATATCGACCGCCACGTCGAGAATCGCCCCCTTCGTGCAGCGGACAAGCTTGTCCTGCGCGTGCGGGGGAATCTGAAAATGAAGCCCGCGCACGACGCCTTTTGACGCCGAGAGCGAATGATTGTCCTGCACGAAGTCCAGATCGATGCCCGCCTCGCGCAGCGTCTTACGGTTCCATGTTTCGGAGAAAAACCCGCGTGAATCGCCGAATTTACGCGGCGTCAGCAACTTCACCTCCGGCAAGGCCAGCGATTCGATATTCACAGCAAACCCCTCCCGCGGGCGCGCCCCTCGTTCAACAGCGTCTTGTTCCGATCGCGCCTCAGTTGGCGGCCTGCGCCTGCTTGTCCTGCAAGGCGGTCCGCGCGTCGTCGATGCGCTTGCGCAGATCCGTCGGCATCGACTTCACATCCGGATTCAGCGCATCCAGATCGTTGAGCATGCGCTTGGCTTCGTCCTTGTCGCCCTTGTTGATCAGCGCGGCGATCAGGTTGACGCGCCACTCGATGCTCTCGGGTTCGATTTTCAGGGCCGAGCGTAGACTCGCCACCGCCTGCTCGTAATTCTTGCGGGCGGAGTAGACGTGCGCGAGCGTGTCATGGAACGTCGCCACCGTCGGATTCGACTCGACCGCCATCTTCGCCAGCGTCAGCGCCTCGTCGAGATTGCCGTTCTTGTCGGCGATGAGGACGGCGAGGTTGTTCTGCGCGGTGCTCAGGTCGGGCTTGACCTCCAGCGCCCGGCGATACTCGGCTTCGGCGCCGTTGATGTCGCCGGCCTGATAGAGAAGCATGGCGTAGCTGATGATCGCGCCGACGTCGGCGTCCTTGAGAGTCGCCAGACCGCGAAGCTGCTCCATGCCCTTCTTCTTGTAAGCGTCATTGTTCGTGCGGGCGCCGAGGATGTACCAGTCGTTGGCGATGACGACGCGCTCGGCGATGGCGTCGGCCGGGGTGACGGCTTCGACGCGCTCGAACCAGGTGGCGACCGTCGGCGTGTCCTTGATCGCCTGTGCGGCAAGCTGCGTCCAGAGGGCGCGCCACTGCGGCGCGGTCGGCAGCAGCGGCTTGAGCAGCTTGGCCGCCTCCTCCGTCTGGTTGAGCCCGATGAGCCCGCGGGCGTACACGGCGATGATCCCCGGCAGGCGGGTCGGCTGTGCCATCGCAAAGGCGCGGTAGCGCTCGACCTGTGCGATCGCCTTGGCGGGCTGGTTCGTATTCAGATACGCGTTGGCGATCTCGGCGTCGGCGAGCAGCGGTTGATTGAGCGTGCGCTCGCGCCACTGCTGACCGGTCGAGATGACTTCGTTCCATCGACCCAGACGCTCGAGGAGGCGCGTGGCGCGCTCGGCCGGGTCGGCCTCGGTCGGGAAGGCCTCCATCGCGCGGCTCGCCAGCGAGAGCGCGTCTTCGAACTTGCCGTAGCGGGCGTTTTCGTCGATGAGCAGCATCTGAAGCGCCATGAAACGCGGGTTCTTGTCCGCGAGTTTGCGCAGCGCCAGCAGGTGGGCCGTCAGCGACTGCGAATCGGTAGTCTTGTCCTGCATCGTGCGGAGCACGGCCATCGCCGCTTCGCGATTGTCGTCGTCCTTGACGAGCGCCGAGACCATCGGCCGCAGGGACTCGACGGCGATGGCGGGCTTAATGACGGCGGACTGGTTCTTGATGAGCGAGAAGAGCTTGTCGCCGGCATTGGCCTTCAGGGCCCGATCGTTGGCGTCCATCGCCTTGTCCGCCTCGCCCAGCGAAGCGTAGAAGTCGATGAGCGTGCGCCAGGCCAGCGGCTTGTCGGGGATGATCTTCAGCGCCGCCTCGAAATTCTCCGCGGCCAGATCGCTGCTGCCGAAGCGGCGGTAGAACTCGCCGTTGAGCATCTCCAGCGTGCCGGGCGTCAGCTTCATCTTCTTGAACAGCGCCATCACCTGCATCGCGTCGTCCACACGCCCCGTCGCGCCCAGGAAATTCGCATACGACTGCACCACCTGCGGCGACGGTGCCGACTTGAGCAGTTTCTGATACTCCTCGTCGGCTTCCTTGAGCTGGCTGCGGCGGAAAAGCAGTTCCGCCCGCATCAGCGTGGGCTTCTCGCCCTCGGCGCCCAGCAGCGTGATCGCCCGGTCGCTCTGGCCCATCTGCGCCAGCATCGCGGCGACCTGCTGACGCTGCACGTCCGACAGGTCCTTGTCCTTCATGGCCAGATCGACGAGATTCTGCGCGGCGGTAAAGTCGCCCTGAAGGATGTTGAGCCGGGCGAGTTCGAGCTTGATCGCCACGTTCTGCGGCTGAAGGTCCGACGCCGCCTTGAGCTGGTCGATCGCCGCGCCCGTGTTGTCGAGCTGCTGCATGGCGGTCGCCAGCAGAATGCGCGGCTCGATGAGGTCCGGCGAGCGCTTGACGATGTCATTGAGCATCGTCACCGCCTTCGTCGGATCGCGCTGCGAATCCTCGCCCGTCAGGTACCAGCGGGCGCGGGCGAGCTGCCACGTGAGTCCCTCATCGGTGCTCTGAGACTTGACGCGCTCGATGGTGCGGTCCATGAAAGCCCGGTCGGACTGGACAGCGCCCATGCCGAGGATCATGCGCTGAATGTGCAGATTGTTGGGATTGGCGTCGCCGATGGCGATCCACGCCGCCTTCGCCCGATCGTCGCCGACCTGGTCCAGGAAGCGCGCCCACGCAATCTGCCACGACACATCGTCCTTGCCGTTTTTCTCGACGAGCGGCTGAAGATAGGCCAGCGCCGCTTCCTTGGATTCATTGGTCAGCTTGAAGACCGCCTCGCCGTAAGCCAGGTTCGCCGTCGTGCCGTTCTTGTCGGCGCTCATGGCGAAAAGCTGCTCTTCGAGGCCGAGTTTGAAGTCGCGGCTGATGGAAGCCAGTTGCAGGAGCGTCTGCTCGGGCAGCGGCTTGTCCTTGGCGGCCAGCGCGTCGGTGATGACCTTTTTGGCCTGATCGACCTTGCCGGTTCGGGCGAGCATCTGCACATAGAGCCCGATCGTGTTGGGCTCGCCGGGCGCGGCCTTCTGAACCTGCGTGAGCAGTTCCAACAGCTTGTCCTTGGTGTCATCGCCCACGCCGGCGTCGATGAGCTGCGACCATGCGTTGGCCAGACTCACCACCGCTCCGACGTTGTCGGGCGCGCGGAGAAGCGCCTGCTGCGCTTCCTGAAGCGCCTGCCGGGCGCGGTTCGTCGAGGAGTAGACCATGGCCATGCGGATATGCGGCTGAGCCCAGGCGGTGGCGTACTGCGCGGCCGCCTCCCACTGCTCGATCGCCTGCTCGTTCTCGCCGAGCTGGGCATACGCCTCGGCGAGGAACATGCGGATGAACGGATCGCCCGGGCTCGCCGAGATGCCGTCGCGGCAAATCTTCACGACCTGCTGAATGTCCTTGGGCTTCTCGATGAACACGTCGCGCAGCACGGGGACCCACGCCAGAGCGCCGTTGTCGCCGGTGCGCTTGGCCAGCGCATCGACGATCGCCATCGCCTCATCCTTCTTATCGTCGCGAATGAGCGACATGGCCTTGAGCGCCAGCAGATCGCTCGCCGAATCGCGGTCTTCGGCCTTGTAGTCCTTGAGCAGCGTGAGGATGTCCTGATAGCGGTTGTTCTGCCACAGACGCCGCGCGTACTTGCGGATGATGTTGACGTCCTTGAGTTCCGCGGCGTTCTTCTGGAGCATCGCCAGCGAATCGGGGAACAGGCCCATCGCGTCAAGCTGATCCGACACGATGCGGACATAGTCGGCGTCGGGCGGCGCGGCGGCGGCGGCCTTCTTGATCCACTCCACGGCGTTCGTCCGATCGTTGGTCAGCGCGTAGGCGAAGGCCATCAGCACATCCATGCGCGGATTGTCCGGGAACTTCTCGCGCACGCCCTGCGCCCGCTTGATGAGGTCCAGCGGCGGCTGATCGAGCTTGGACATGATCAGGATGGCGTTCGTCTGTGTCTGCAAGTCCTCCGGCTGCACCTTGGCGGCGCGATCATTAAACTGCATCGCCTCCTTGAACTTGCGGCCGCGCATCAGCGCGATCACCTTGGAGCGAAGCGCGTCGATGTCGTCGGGCTTGATCGCCAGCAGTTTGTCCGACAGGTCGCTCACTTCCGTCTCGAAACCGACCGCGACGTAGATTTCCAGAAGCTTGTGCATCGCCTCGACGTTGTTGTCATCGAGTTGCACGACGCGCTGGAGAATCTGAATGGCCTGCTGGATGTGCTTGCCGTTGGGCAGCTCCACGTGCAGGCGCGCCAGCGCGAAATTGTACATCGCCTCCGCGTCGTCCTTGTTCCGCCGCCAGTAGTGGCCCAGATGATCCAGGGCCTTGTCCCAGTCCTCGGCCTTGACGGCGGCCATGCCTTCGGCGCGGTCCAC
The nucleotide sequence above comes from Planctomycetota bacterium. Encoded proteins:
- a CDS encoding PTS sugar transporter subunit IIA — encoded protein: MRLTDIIKLDCIAVPLSATDKQGAIFELVELLAKQGRIADPEALKKAVWEREVTRTTGIGHGLAIPHGKAECCDRLVMAIGKTAEPIEFNAIDHRPVRLIFLLASPPAQTGAHIQALAAISRLMTKDEFRAAMLTAPDAARIHELITQAEAVETR
- a CDS encoding tetratricopeptide repeat protein; this translates as MSIRTKTKKRLLILLAIVVVATGMGVALVVYTKQRNEAQAAVDRAEGMAAVKAEDWDKALDHLGHYWRRNKDDAEAMYNFALARLHVELPNGKHIQQAIQILQRVVQLDDNNVEAMHKLLEIYVAVGFETEVSDLSDKLLAIKPDDIDALRSKVIALMRGRKFKEAMQFNDRAAKVQPEDLQTQTNAILIMSKLDQPPLDLIKRAQGVREKFPDNPRMDVLMAFAYALTNDRTNAVEWIKKAAAAAPPDADYVRIVSDQLDAMGLFPDSLAMLQKNAAELKDVNIIRKYARRLWQNNRYQDILTLLKDYKAEDRDSASDLLALKAMSLIRDDKKDEAMAIVDALAKRTGDNGALAWVPVLRDVFIEKPKDIQQVVKICRDGISASPGDPFIRMFLAEAYAQLGENEQAIEQWEAAAQYATAWAQPHIRMAMVYSSTNRARQALQEAQQALLRAPDNVGAVVSLANAWSQLIDAGVGDDTKDKLLELLTQVQKAAPGEPNTIGLYVQMLARTGKVDQAKKVITDALAAKDKPLPEQTLLQLASISRDFKLGLEEQLFAMSADKNGTTANLAYGEAVFKLTNESKEAALAYLQPLVEKNGKDDVSWQIAWARFLDQVGDDRAKAAWIAIGDANPNNLHIQRMILGMGAVQSDRAFMDRTIERVKSQSTDEGLTWQLARARWYLTGEDSQRDPTKAVTMLNDIVKRSPDLIEPRILLATAMQQLDNTGAAIDQLKAASDLQPQNVAIKLELARLNILQGDFTAAQNLVDLAMKDKDLSDVQRQQVAAMLAQMGQSDRAITLLGAEGEKPTLMRAELLFRRSQLKEADEEYQKLLKSAPSPQVVQSYANFLGATGRVDDAMQVMALFKKMKLTPGTLEMLNGEFYRRFGSSDLAAENFEAALKIIPDKPLAWRTLIDFYASLGEADKAMDANDRALKANAGDKLFSLIKNQSAVIKPAIAVESLRPMVSALVKDDDNREAAMAVLRTMQDKTTDSQSLTAHLLALRKLADKNPRFMALQMLLIDENARYGKFEDALSLASRAMEAFPTEADPAERATRLLERLGRWNEVISTGQQWRERTLNQPLLADAEIANAYLNTNQPAKAIAQVERYRAFAMAQPTRLPGIIAVYARGLIGLNQTEEAAKLLKPLLPTAPQWRALWTQLAAQAIKDTPTVATWFERVEAVTPADAIAERVVIANDWYILGARTNNDAYKKKGMEQLRGLATLKDADVGAIISYAMLLYQAGDINGAEAEYRRALEVKPDLSTAQNNLAVLIADKNGNLDEALTLAKMAVESNPTVATFHDTLAHVYSARKNYEQAVASLRSALKIEPESIEWRVNLIAALINKGDKDEAKRMLNDLDALNPDVKSMPTDLRKRIDDARTALQDKQAQAAN
- the rfbC gene encoding dTDP-4-dehydrorhamnose 3,5-epimerase, translated to MNIESLALPEVKLLTPRKFGDSRGFFSETWNRKTLREAGIDLDFVQDNHSLSASKGVVRGLHFQIPPHAQDKLVRCTKGAILDVAVDIRRSSPNFGKHVSAVISAANWTQILIPRGFAHGFVTLEPDTEVLYKVTDLYAPECDRGLRWNDPALGIDWPISADAALLSDKDKKLPLFKDAADLFD